GCTGAAACTGCATCTCATCCAGCACAAAGAAAGAGTAACCGCCGCTTTCACCTACATTGTAGACCAGGGAGTTGCTGATTCTGATGGTGTTTACCTTGTAATCGTTGTCTTTGCCCCTATTGCCACGCAGGATCGTATTGCCCACCCCGTGTATAATGCTGTTCTCAACGATGAAATTTCCGAAGTTGGCGGCACCGCCAACGAAGTTGAAGAAGTAATCGGCACCTTCCACGCTACCGTCAAACTCGATACCAGCGAAGGTCGCTCCGGCACCCTCTCCTTCCACATCAAACTGCTTGAAGTTTACCTTAGTATCTCTGGGATTGCCCGAAGTAGACCGGAGTGTGATTTTCTTCCCGTTGATTTTAAACGTTTCTGAAAGAGAGTACACTCCCGGCTCCAGGCCAATCACGTCACCGCTTGCACTATTTTCCAGGGCCTCCTGCAGGTTGTCTTCCGGCGTCAGCACGGTGGTGTACATGGTTTCCATGGCCGTGGTGAACGAAGAGAAGCCCTTGCTTCTGTTGCCGGCATAGATCTCTACGTTATAGAACGTGTTCGGCTGCAGGTTGCCCACGGTGATGGAGCCCGAGGCGATGGCCTCCTCAGTTAGCGCTACCTCAATAGCATCGCCCGTGGCAGGACGAAGCACTAACCGCGTCAAAGTCGGAGTTGGTCTCCACCTTAACAGGACGCTCGTTGCTTTGATGTCCGGCCCATAGAGTGGCAGCATTACCTGCTCTCCCCTTATCTGAAAGCTATTGCTGGTTACCCAGTGCGACTCCGGCCTGTCACCCAGTGCGTTGGCCTTGATGCGGGCGAAGTACTTTGTCCGTACGTCCAGTTGCTCGTCTGTTAGTACCACACCGGCCGTGTCTGTCTGCACCGAAACAATTACGGGTGACTGGAACAGGGTGTCTGCGGCCACCTCTACGGTATAAGTAGCGCCGCTGCTGGCGGTGGTGTACAGCGATGGGTTCCAAGTTAGCTTTACCTGATTGATGCCGGACTGCGACTGGATGTCGCCGGCGGGCGTGAACATGCGCATTGGGGCCAGCTTATCCGGGTCCTCCTCGCAGGACAACGCCAGCATGCCCAGCAGCACCACCGGTAGAAGTCGGAATATTCTGTTTATAGCCTCTTTCATATCTTGAAGGTTAGATTTCATGATTCAGATTTTGAATTAATAGCCGTAGTCCTGAGTTAGCCTGTAGTTTTGGTTCAGGACGCCTGAGTAGATCGGGAACAGCTCCGATTTGTTTGCCTCGAACGCCACGGCGAAACTCGCCACGTAGTCTGCGTCCACAGCCGCTGCCCAGTTCACGCGGGTATAGCCCACGGGAGCCGATGAAGGCGCTGGCGTGAACATCACGTCGCTGATCGGGCCGCCATAGAAGTTAAAGCTCTCCACCTCTGCCGGCACCGTGAGGTTTACCACCGGTGTTGGCTGGTAGTACACATACTTTGGCACGTTGGCATAGCGCCCCTGCTGGTTCATCAAATCCCTCAGGTCTTGCCGCGTTTCGGCTACCATGGTTGCCAATCGATTCCAGCGAATCAAGTCATACTTGCGAATTCCCTCTCCTCCAAACTCTAGCAGGCGCTCGTGTACAAGTGCTTCAAAAAAGCCTTCCTTGTCTGTTGGCGTGTTGCCCATTCTGGCTTCGTGGCCTACAAAGGCTCTTCTTCTCACCTTCTCGAAAGCCTCAATGGCCTGTGGCGTTGGTCCGTTCAGCTCATTCTCAGCCTCAGCGAACATCAGCAGCACGTCGGCATAACGCAGCACCGGCCAATTGATGCCCACGTTCTGTGCTGTTCCGGCGATGCTTGTCCAGTACTTGCGAAACTTGCCATCGCGCATGAGTGTGAGGCGTGTCAGTTCCTTTTCATCGTTCTTGTCTATCTGGAAGTAAGCAATGGTAACATCTCTCCTTACATCACCGATTGAGTCAAACTCATAGAAGTATGTTGGGATGGCCTCGAGCTGCCCGTTAGCCGCGCCATACTTGGAGCTGCGGTCAATGCGGATGCCATTGCTGTAGCCCAGCTTGCTGTCTGTCCTGGAGTTGCCTCCAAAGGCACCCACCTCAAAGATCATCTCGTTGCCGCTTCCGCCACTAACACCTGTGTGCAGGTTTCTGAAAACCTGCTCAAAGCTTGGGTTCAGGCTATACTTGCCGCTCTGCATGATGTCCAGTGTTTCCTGCCGTGCTATCTGGTAGTAGGTCTGGTAATCTGAGCGGCGCTCTACCTGGCGGGAGTCTCTTCTGAGGGCATAACCGCCACGGGCTAGCGCGAGTCTTGCCCGCAGGCCCTTCACAGCTGCTTTCGTGATGCGCGTGTTAGGGTCTCCCGATTCATCCTGCCACGGCACCAACTCGGCAGCCTGTGCCAGATCCTCCAGCAGACGGTCGTAAATCTGGTCCTGGTCTGTTTTTGGCAAGTATAAATCAGTCTGGTCTGCGGATGGCTCGAAAGGAGCCGGTACATCGCCCCAGTTGCGAATCAACTCATGGTAGAAGATGGCACGAAGCGTCAGGGCCTCGCCATGCAGTTTCCGCAGCGCCGCCTGCTCGGCCGGGGTGCCGCTGGTATACAGGGCGGAGGCCGGAATATACTTGATGGCAATGTTGGCGCGCTCTATGCCTTCGTACAACTGCAGAAAGGGATTGTTGAGCTCCGAGTTGTCCGGACTAACGCCGAAGCCGCTGATACCTCTGCGGTCAAGCGGGTTGTACGTGCCACCGATCCTGAAATCGTCGGCCGCGTTCGGGTAGAGCGTTGAAATACGGCTGCCGTACCCATTGTCGCCCATCAGGCTGTTGTAAATACCAGTTACGGCGGAGTTGGCATAGCCTACACTTGTAAAAACGGTTGCCTGCGATACGGTGGACGGGTTCTCCACGTCCAGGTAGTTCTCGCAGGAGGAGAATGTCAGGATGCCCCCCAGTGCCAGTGGTAAAAGCAGCGACTTTATATAGTTCTTATTCATCTTCATCACCTTAAAAAATTAGAAAGTAACATTCACACCACCCAGTATAAAGCGGCTGCGCGGATAGGCAGCGTAGTCAACCCCTGGCGTCAGCGGGTTGCCGCGGCGGGTGTTTGCTTCCGGATCGTAACCTGAGTAACCTGTTAAGGTCAGCAGGTTGTTTACGGTGGCGTATACTCTGAACTTGGAGAAAACCCTTGTTCTGTCAACAATGCTTTGCGGCAAAGTATAACCGAGTGTCACGTTGCTGATGCGCAGGTAAGAACCATCTTCGATGGCGAAAGAGTGCAGGAAGTACTGGCCCAGCGGCGGTGTCCAGAACTGAGCGTTCTGGTTCAGGGCAGCCAGTTGCTCAGGGTCCGTTACCAGTTGCCCGTTGTCGTCGAAGCGTCTCCAGCGGTCGTTCACCATCGTCAGCATGTTGTTATCACGGTACAGGTACTGTGTAGTGAACTCAATCTTGTTGGCGTTGTACACTTTGTTGCCATAGGAGAAGTTCATGAACACGCTCAGGTCAAAGCCTTTGTAGGTGAACTGCTGACCAAAGCCACCGATGAATTTCGGCTGTGAAGAACCTAATACTTTTCTATCATCCGGAGTAATCATGGAGTTGCCATCGTCTGTCAGGTCAGCTAACCTAAGGTCGCCTGGCTGCGGGTCTCTGTTACCAAGAGCAATGTCTTTGCTGTTCGGAATGCCCTCTTTCAGCGTATACGTCCAGGTACCGGAGGCTTCGTTGAAGGCGGCGTTGAAATCATCCACTGTGTAGAAGCCGTCTGTAACGTAGCCATAGTACTGGCCGATTGGCTGACCCACCTGTACCCAGAAATCCTGCAGGTTATTCACCCAACCTGACATCTCGGCATAAGACTGCAGCTGGTTGCCCTCAGAGTCAATTCCCAGGCTCACGATCTTGTTGCGGTTGAAAGCCATGTTAAAGTTGGTGTTCCAGGTGAAGGCGCTGTTGTCCACCACCACGCCGCTTAACTGCAGTTCCAGTCCTTTGTTCTCTGTTTCACCGATGTTCTGCAACTGGGTGGAGTAACCGCTGGTTTGTGGGATCCGGGCCATCAAAAGAAGATCTCTGGTGCTGTTCTGGTACACATCCACCGAGCCGCTTAGCCTGTTGTTAAACAGGGAGAAGTCGAGGCCAAGGTTCCTGGAGATGGTTGTTTCCCACTTCAGGTTTGCGTTAGCCAGGTCGGGCGCCACAAAACCAGGAGTCACCGCCTCAGAGAAGGCATAGCCATAGTTGCCTGAGTTGGTGAACTGCGTTTTCCAAAGGTCCTGCCCGATACGGTTGTTACCTACTTCGCCGTAGCTGATGCGCAGCTTCAGGTCAGACAACCAATTGTCGGTACCAGCCATAAAGTCTTCATCAGCAATATGCCAGGCCAGGGATGCAGAAGGGAAATAGCCTACGCGGTTCTCAGGAGAGAAAAGCGAAGAGGCATCACGGCGCAGGTTTACTGTGGCCAGGTACTTGCCCTTGTAGTTGTAGGTGGCACGCCCGAAGAAAGACAGGAGTCTGTTTTCCTGCTCAAACGTAGCCGGCGCATCCTGTATCAAGCCCGATGGCGGTGTTGCCTTGTCGATACCGGCCCAGGCCTGCTCTGCGGTGATATCCACTGGCAGGTACTTGGTGATTATGGTAGAGCCGTTCGACTGGCGCTGCCAGATCTCATGTCCGAGCAGGGCCGTAAACTCGTGATCTGACCCCAGATCGAATCTATAGTTCAGCGTGTTGGAGTTTGTCAGCGAGAGCGCCTCTCCCTTACGAATCTCAGATACCGGCATGTCTGCGTTCTGTCTGGCAAGGCTGGTGTAGCGGCCGTCGAAATCGTAGCGGTCGGTGTTGGTGTTGGTGATACCGACAACCGTTTTAAAAGTCAGGTTCTTGATGATGTCGTAGCTGAACCAGCCATTCACCAGGATGTCGTTTCGGTTGTTTTCGCGCAGCTCCTGGTTGGCCAGCAGCAGCGGGCTGATCAGGTTCGTCTGGTTGGCGAACTCAGGATCAAACTCATCTACTGTGCTTTCCATGCCTGGCGCCACAAATGGTCTGAAGCGCACGGCGTTTCTCAGCCTGTTGTTGCTCTGCGAGCCGGTAGCGGAAGTGCCTACGCCTTCTATCGACTGGCGGCTGTAGCGGGTGCTAAGACCCAAACGCAGCTTGTCAGTAGCGCGGTGGTCGAACTTAAAAGAGGCGAGCGTTCTGACAAAGCCAGAGTTCAGCATAATGCCTTGCTCATCGGAGTGGTTCAGCGTAAAATTAAAAGAGGTTTTCTCGCTACCGCCCCTCACGCCAAGTATGTGTGTCTGGCTTGATGCGTCGCGTCCGAAAACCTCCTCCTGCCAATCGGCAAACGGCATGTTCTGATAGATATCGATATCCTCGTACAGGCCATAGCGCTGTGTAAAGGTGTTTTTCGTTTCCTGGTCGGTGTTGTAGTTGTAGATTTCGTACTGATACTTCACGTAGTCGTACGGCTTCATCACGTCCAGCTTGTTTACGATGCTTCTTACACCGGCAAATCCGTTGTAAGTCACTTCGGTTGGCATGGCCACACCGCCTTTTGTCGTGATCACCACCACGCCGTTGGCACCGCGGGCACCGTAAATAGCGGTAGAGGCCGCATCTTTCAGCACGTCAATCGACTCAATCTCCTGTGGCGAAAGTATAGACAAGGCATCCTCCATCTGGATACCGTCCACAATATATAAAGGAGAGTTATCCTGAGTGATTGAGCCTCCGCCGCGTACCCGAATCTGAATTTCGGCGCCTGGCTGGCCCTCCGAGGTAGTTACCTGCACACCTGCCAGCCTGCCGGCAAGCGCTTCCGCAGCCGTGCTTACAGGTATATCGGCCAATTGCTTCGAATTTACCGACGACACAGAACTCGTTAGGTCCCTTCTGTTCACGGTACCGTAACCCACCACCACTACTTCTTCCAGCGCCTGCTGGTCAGGTTGAATAGAAGTGTTTATTGTTTGCCTGCCCTCTACAGGCACTTCCTTTGTCTTATAACCGATAAAGGAGAAGATCAGGGTAGCATCGCTATCAACAGCAGGGAGCGTGAAAGTTCCATCCACCCCGGTTGCCGTTCCCTTAGAGGTTCCTTTCTGCAGCACCGTTACCCCAGGCAGGCCGTCGCCGTTTTCGTCTGTAACGGTTCCGGTTACGGTAAGGCCCTGAGCAAGCGCACCTGACATGGCGATAAAGAAAAGGGGCAGGAAGAACAAACACCTCATCTTCTCTAGTAAAGCGTTTCGCATAGGTTGTTTATTAAGTGTAAGTGTATAGGTTAGATTCATTTTCATTCTCAAATCGCACGGCGACCAGGTTAATCGGTCCTTTTACCCTGTGCCGCCTTTTGCGCAACTGGTGAGTGCATCCTTACTTTACCTGCGGCTGCACCTGCCTCTCCTCGCGGTATCAGAAGCAAAACAAGTTGTATTCTGCCCTGAATCTGTGCTTTGATGATTAATCACTTACCGGTAGTGATTTAGATTTGTTGCGCAAACGATTGCATTTTAAAAATTTTTCTCTTCATTTACAAAATAAACAGCGGCATTTTTACCTTAATTTGATCAAAACAGCCATTGTAACAAGTATAGCCCTATAATTTTTAGCGTAAGTACTTACTCACCCGATGTGGGTTTCCTCAACGCAAATCGAATTAAAACCGTACTTGGCTTATAATTATTGAAAATTAATTGTATTTTGCGCAAACGTTTACACAACTTATAGAACTATGAGCACATCCTATTCTATCAGACACGCCATTCACCCGAACGATAGCAAGACCTATGACACAGCAAAGCTTCGCGAGGCATTCCTTATAGAAGACCTATTTCAAAAAGACGCTGTTCAGGGTGTTTATACTATGTATGACCGCCTGATAGTAGGTGGCGCGCAACCCGCTAATAAGCCCCTGCCCCTGGAGTCGTTCCCGACACTGCGCTCGGAAAACTTCCTGGACAGACGCGAACTCGGCATCATTAACATCGGGGCAGAAAGTACGGTAACCGTAGATGGCGAAGTGATTACACTGGCTAACAAGGAGGCGCTTTATGTAGGCATGGGAACCAAAGAAGTAATCTTCCACCCTGCCGCCAACGGTGCCGATACCTTCTTCTATTTTAACTCGGCCCCGGCACACCGCAATTACCCTACAAAGAAGGTAGCGCTTGACCAGGCTGAGACAGTGGAAATGGGTTCGCTGGAGAACTCGAACCACCGCATTATCCGCAAACTGCTCATCAACTCGGTGGTGGAAACATGCCAGCTGCAGATGGGCCTGACCGAGCTGCAGCAGGGAAGCGTCTGGAACACCATGCCCGCCCACACCCACGACAGAAGAATGGAGGCCTATTTATACTTCAACCTGCCGGAAGACCAGGTGGTGAGCCACTTTATGGGCGAGCCCCAGGAAACGCGCCACCTCTTCGTAAAAAACCGACAGGCCGTTATCTCCCCGCCATGGTCTATCCACAGCGGCGCGGGCACTTACAACTATGCCTTTATCTGGGGTATGGCCGGCGAGAACCTGGACTACAACGACATGGACAAAGTACAACCGACGGACCTGAAATAAGCGGATATGAATCTATTTGACTTACAAGGGCAGGTTGCCCTGATTACGGGTGCCACGCACGGCCTGGGCATGGCGATGGCCAAAGCGCTTGGCAAGGCCGGTGCCACGCTGGTAATAAACGGCAACACCCCCGCCAAGATGGAGGCTGCCTTGGCCAACTACAGCGCGGAAGGTTACAGTGTGCACGGCTACCTTTTTGATGTGACGGATGAGGCCCAGGTGCAGGAGAACGTGGCCCGGATTGAGCAGGAAGTTGGCCCGATAGGAATTCTGGTAAACAATGCCGGCATGATTAAGCGGGTGCCGGCACTTGAAATGGATGTGGCGGAGTTCCGCAAAGTAGTGGATGTGGACCTGACCGCTCCCTTCATCATGTCGAAGTATGTGGCCAAAAACATGGTAGCGCGGCGCAGCGGCAAGATCATTAACATCTGCTCAATGATGAGCGAGTTGGGCCGGGACACTGTTTCGGCTTACGCCGCCGCCAAAGGAGGCCTGAAGATGCTGACCCGTAACCTTGCCACCGAATGGGCCAAGTATAACATACAGGTGAACGGCATCGGACCGGGCTATTTCGCCACCGACCAGACGGCTCCCATCCGTGTGGACGGTCACCCCTTCAATGACTTTATCATCAACAGAACACCCGCAGGAAGATGGGGCGACCCAGCGGATTTGGAAGGCACTACTATATTCCTGGCCAGCAAGGCCAGTAATTTCATAAACGGCCAGATTATATATGTGGATGGTGGTATATTAGCCACTATTGGCAAACCTAGCAACGAGAACTAGGTTAGCTTATGGATGCCGCCGAGCAGAACAGGCACAAAGCACTTACACACAACACACTGGAATGGAAACGAAAGCGAAAGTAACGATACACGATATAGCCGAGAAACTGAATGTGACGGCTTCTACCGTATCACGCGCTCTCAACAACAGCCCGAGAATCAGCGAAGTAACCAAAAAGGCGGTACTGAAGGCGGCGAAGCAAATGAATTACCAGCCCAACAACATTGCCGCCGCCCTTCGGAACGGCAAAAGCAATATTATTGGCATTATCGTACCCACGGCCGACAGAGCCTTCTTCGCCTCCGTTATCCGGGGAATTGAGGAGGTGGCGAACACCTTCAACTACAAAGTGATCATTAGCCAATCGTACGACAACTACGAGAAGGAAGTACAGACGATCGATGCACTTTTCAGTGCCCGCGTAGACGGCATTATCGCCTCCATCGGAAAGAACACCGAAGACTTTGCCCATTACAAAAACGCGCTGGAAAAAGGTTTTCCGCTGGTGTTGTTTGACCGCACCACCGATGCCCTGGATGTAAGCCAGGTCATGATAAACGACTACCTGGGCGCCTACAAGGTCGTGGAGCACCTTATTGAGCAGGGTTGCAAGCGCATTGCGCATTTCACAAGTCCAAAAAAAGTAAGCGTGTTTAAGGAGCGCCTCCGCGGGTACGTGGATGCGCTGAAAGACAACGGACTGCCTTACGACGAGGAGCTGGTGGTGCTAAGCAACCTGCAACTGGAGGATGGCCGGGCAAGTATGGAACAGCTTCTGCAACTGAAAGAGATGCCGGACGCCGTTTTCTCGGCAAGTGATTTCGGGGCCATGGGCGCCATGCAGGTGCTAAAAGAGCGTGGCATCAAAATTCCGGAGCAGGTAGCACTGGCTGGGTTCAGTAATGACCCCTTCACCTCCTTCACCGATCCGCCGCTGACCACCGTGGACCAGCTAAGCCTGACGATGGGCCGCAGAACGGCAGAACTGTTCTTTCAGCAGCTCAAGGCAGGCGATAAAAGGGCCGTACCTCAGAAAACGGTGCTGAAGCCCGAACTGATTATCCGAAAATCCTCCCTTAAAAAGGGGATATAACAAGTATAGCACAGGCCCCGCAGCTCACGCCGAAAGCCTGACTTTAGAAGGAACATAAAACGGAACAAGGCATGCAGCCAGGTACAGCTCCGTAAGCCAAACGAAATGATTATGAAGCAATTAAACAGACAGACAGCTAACATCACGCGCAACTACCCGGTTAAGGTGCTGCAGTTTGGAGAGGGCAATTTTCTCCGCGGATTTGTAGACTGGATCATCGATATCCTGAACGAAAAAACGGACTTTAACGGAAGCGTTAAGATTATACAGCCGATCGAACGGGGCATCGTGCACCTGCTGAACCAGCAGGATGGCCTGTACCATGTGCTGCTCAACGGCATACAGGGCGGCAAGGAAACACAGGAAACACGCCTGATTACCAGCGTTTCCGGCGCACTGAACCCTTACGACAATTATAGTGCATACCTGCAACTGGCCGAGAACCCGGACCTGGAGTTTATCATCTCCAACACAACGGAAGCGGGTATTTGCTTTGAAGAAGCTGACACAAGTATGGATACGATTCCATCCAGCTTCCCGGGCAAGCTGACTGCCTTGCTTTACCACCGCTTCAGTCACTTCAGCGGCGCACCAGACAAAGGACTGAACATCATCCCTTGTGAGCTAATCGAGAAGAACGGGGCAAAACTGAAGGAAACCATACTTCAGTTTGCCGCGCACTGGAACCTGCCGCAAGAATTTACGAACTGGATCAACGAGAGCAACATCTTCTGCAACACGCTGGTAGACCGCATTGTACCAGGCTTCCCGAAAGACGACATCAAGCAAATCCAGCAGGAGCTTGGCTTTGAGGACAACCTGGTGGTAAAGGCAGAGCCGTTCCACCTGTGGGTAATCGAGGCGCCGGAGTCTGTAAAGGCAGCCTTCCCAACCGAAAAAGCAGGCTTGCAGGTAAAGTTCGCAACAGACCTCACCCCTTACCGATCCCGCAAAGTACGCATCCTGAACGGAGCGCATACGGCGCTGGTACCGGTAGCATACCTGCACGGCTTGCGCACGGTACGCGAGGCGGTGGAAGATGCATATACGGGCCCTTTCATCAGAGAAGCCATTTTTGAGGAAATCATTCCTACGCTTGATCTTTCGAAAGAAGAGCTGGAGCAGTTTGCAAACGATGTGATCGAGCGCTTCCAGAACCCGTTCATCCACCACGAACTGATCTCAATTGCGCTTAACTCTGTCTCGAAGTATAAAGTGCGCGTGCTACCGTCAGTGCTAGAGTATCAGCATCGAAAAGGCCAGTTGCCAGAGCGCCTGCTCACCTCGCTGGCTGCCCTTATTTTGTTTTACAGAGGCGAATGGCAGGGCGAGAAAATCCCATTGAATGACACAGCGGAAGTGCTGGCATTCTTCGAGCAAGCCTGGAAAGGCAATGACGCCGCAGCTGCTGTGGATGCTACGCTCGCCAACACCGATTTCTGGGACAGAGACCTGACGCAGGTGGAAGGCCTGGCAAGTATGGTGAAGGAAAAAATAGGACAACTGCAGCGTACAGAGCAGGAAAAAGAAAAAATAGCTTAGCAGGAGCTATTATAAAGAAGTTGAGTGATGGTTGAATTGAATCTTCCCTTTGCCCCTTTTAGGTGGGGCTAGGGAAGATTTTCACCACAGGCCAAACACCCAAAAGAGAATCGAATTAAGAGCTTACTATTCTGCCATCATCAGGCAAAGGAAAACAAGTATACATGATGTCCTTTTTAGACGATAACTTTCTGCTGCAGACGGAAACTGCGCAGCAATTATACCATGCGCATGCCAAGCACATGCCCATCATTGATTACCATTGCCATTTATCACCCAAGGATATTGCCGAAGACAGGAGATTTAAGAACCTGACCGAAATCTGGCTGGAAGGCGACCATTACAAGTGGCGCGCCATGCGCACCAACGGCATCCCGGAGAAGTACTGCACCGGCGATGCGGATGATTACGCAAAGTTTGAGAAGTGGGCTCAGACTGTTCCTTACACCGTGCGCAACCCGCTTTACCACTGGACGCACATGGAGCTTAAAAAGCCTTTTGGCATTGAGAAAATCCTGAAGCCCGAGACAGCCCGCGAAATTTACGACGACTGCACCGCCATGCTGCAGACCAACGCGTTCAGCGTGCGCGGCATCCTCCAGAAAATGAACGTGGAGATTATCTGCACCACAGATGATCCGATCGACAGCCTGGAGTATCACCAGAAAATAAAGGCCGACAACTTTGGTGTGCAGGTGCTGCCAACGTTTCGCGCCGACAAGGCCATGGCCATAGAACTGCCGGAGGTGTTTCTGCCCTACTTGCAGAAGCTGGAGGAAGCGTCTGGTGTTTCCATCGGCACTTTCCAGCAGTTGCTGGACGCGCTGAAGCAGCGCCACGACTTCTTCCACGAGTTAGGCGGGCGCCTCTCCGACCACGGTCTAGAGACTATTTATGCCGAAGAATACACAGAAGCAGAAGTCAAAGCTATTTTTGAGAAGGCGCTGAATAAACAGCAGCTGTCGCAGGAAGAGGTGCTGAAGTTTAAATCGGCGATGCTGGTGGAGCTGGCCTTGCTGGATCACGCCAAAGGCTGGACGCAGCAGTTTCACCTCGGAGCCCTGCGCAACAACAACACCCGCATGATGCGCGAGTTGGGTCCTGACACCGGCTTCGACTCCATCGGCGACTTTGACGTGGCGCGTCCGCTCTCGAGGTTCATGGATAAGCTGGACAACTCTGATCAGTTAGCCAAGACCATACTTTATAACCTGAATCCGAGTCAGAACGAGCTGTACGCTACCATGATCGGCAACTTCAACGACGGCTCCACGCCGGGCAAGATTCAGTTCGGCTCTGCCTGGTGGTTCCTGGATCAGAAAGACGGCATGGAGAAGCAAATGAACGCGCTGTCGAACATGGGCCTGCTAAGCCGCTTCGTGGGCATGCTTACCGACTCCCGCAGCTTCCTCTCTTACCCACGCCATGAGTATTTCAGAAGAATCTTGTGTAATTTGATCGGCAATGATGTCGAGAGCGGCGAACTGCCAGCCAGCGAAATGGAATGGTATGGCCAGATGGTCGAAAACATCTGCTACAATAACGCAAAGAACTACTTCAACTTTTAAAACCTATGGGGAAAGTACTCTCGTTTGGGGAACTGCTGCTACGGATTTGTCCGGATGAAGGCGGACAGTGGCTACAGGAAAACAACCTGCCGTTTTACGTGGGCGGGGCAGAGGCAAACGTGGCCACCGCATTAGCGCTTTGGAATGTGCCGTCTGCTTACATCACTGCGCTGCCTGACAACTTCATTTCAGAGCAGCTGGTGGGTTATCTGAAGGGCCGAAAGGTGGAGACGGATGCCATCGTTTACCAAGGTGACCGCGTGGGCTTATACTACCTGCCAAAGGGCAAGGACCTCAAGAACACCGGGGTTATCTACGACAGAGCCGGCTCGGCTTACGCAGACCTGAAACCCGGTACGATAGACTGGAATAAGGCTTTTGAAGGCGTGAGCTGGTTTCACTTCAGCGCCATCTGCCCTGCCATTAACCAGAACGTGGCGGATGTATGCGAAGAGGCGCTGAAAGCTGCCAAAGAGAGGAATATCTTTATCTCGCTCGATCTCAACTACAGGGCAAAGCTCTGGAAGTATGGCAAAGACCCGGTGGAGGTAATGCCTGCACTGGCCAACTATTGCGACCTGATCATGGGCAATATCTGGGCGGCTAATAAGATGCTTGGCATCAAACTGAATGAGGAGCTGATTGCTGACGGGGAAAAGGAAAGCCTGCTGCAGCACGCGCAACTTACATCAGAGGAGATCACGAAGAAATTCCCGAACTGCAGCATCGTAGCCAACACTTTCCGCTTTGATCATAAGGAAGGCATCCGCTACTACACCACGCTTTACAAAGACAGCGAACTAACTGTTTCGCAGGAATATGTGGCGGAGAAGATACTGGACAAAGTAGGCAGCGGCGACTGCTTTATGGCAGGGCTGATCTACGGCTTCCATAACAAACTCTCGCCTTCCGAC
Above is a window of Pontibacter akesuensis DNA encoding:
- a CDS encoding DUF4957 domain-containing protein, with protein sequence MKEAINRIFRLLPVVLLGMLALSCEEDPDKLAPMRMFTPAGDIQSQSGINQVKLTWNPSLYTTASSGATYTVEVAADTLFQSPVIVSVQTDTAGVVLTDEQLDVRTKYFARIKANALGDRPESHWVTSNSFQIRGEQVMLPLYGPDIKATSVLLRWRPTPTLTRLVLRPATGDAIEVALTEEAIASGSITVGNLQPNTFYNVEIYAGNRSKGFSSFTTAMETMYTTVLTPEDNLQEALENSASGDVIGLEPGVYSLSETFKINGKKITLRSTSGNPRDTKVNFKQFDVEGEGAGATFAGIEFDGSVEGADYFFNFVGGAANFGNFIVENSIIHGVGNTILRGNRGKDNDYKVNTIRISNSLVYNVGESGGYSFFVLDEMQFQRLELVNSTFYGIGRQLISWAKDLPGAPVPTILIENSTLANFGYRDYPLLDARGNMVNFTMQNSILANINSAGGLDMIRVSSTGSTVTVAYNNLYNLTNGEGAALIFPEFAQLIGNTAVDLGWNESTTNFTLPAGSPLRTASNNGGPVGDPRWIY
- a CDS encoding RagB/SusD family nutrient uptake outer membrane protein, yielding MNKNYIKSLLLPLALGGILTFSSCENYLDVENPSTVSQATVFTSVGYANSAVTGIYNSLMGDNGYGSRISTLYPNAADDFRIGGTYNPLDRRGISGFGVSPDNSELNNPFLQLYEGIERANIAIKYIPASALYTSGTPAEQAALRKLHGEALTLRAIFYHELIRNWGDVPAPFEPSADQTDLYLPKTDQDQIYDRLLEDLAQAAELVPWQDESGDPNTRITKAAVKGLRARLALARGGYALRRDSRQVERRSDYQTYYQIARQETLDIMQSGKYSLNPSFEQVFRNLHTGVSGGSGNEMIFEVGAFGGNSRTDSKLGYSNGIRIDRSSKYGAANGQLEAIPTYFYEFDSIGDVRRDVTIAYFQIDKNDEKELTRLTLMRDGKFRKYWTSIAGTAQNVGINWPVLRYADVLLMFAEAENELNGPTPQAIEAFEKVRRRAFVGHEARMGNTPTDKEGFFEALVHERLLEFGGEGIRKYDLIRWNRLATMVAETRQDLRDLMNQQGRYANVPKYVYYQPTPVVNLTVPAEVESFNFYGGPISDVMFTPAPSSAPVGYTRVNWAAAVDADYVASFAVAFEANKSELFPIYSGVLNQNYRLTQDYGY
- a CDS encoding SusC/RagA family TonB-linked outer membrane protein; the encoded protein is MRNALLEKMRCLFFLPLFFIAMSGALAQGLTVTGTVTDENGDGLPGVTVLQKGTSKGTATGVDGTFTLPAVDSDATLIFSFIGYKTKEVPVEGRQTINTSIQPDQQALEEVVVVGYGTVNRRDLTSSVSSVNSKQLADIPVSTAAEALAGRLAGVQVTTSEGQPGAEIQIRVRGGGSITQDNSPLYIVDGIQMEDALSILSPQEIESIDVLKDAASTAIYGARGANGVVVITTKGGVAMPTEVTYNGFAGVRSIVNKLDVMKPYDYVKYQYEIYNYNTDQETKNTFTQRYGLYEDIDIYQNMPFADWQEEVFGRDASSQTHILGVRGGSEKTSFNFTLNHSDEQGIMLNSGFVRTLASFKFDHRATDKLRLGLSTRYSRQSIEGVGTSATGSQSNNRLRNAVRFRPFVAPGMESTVDEFDPEFANQTNLISPLLLANQELRENNRNDILVNGWFSYDIIKNLTFKTVVGITNTNTDRYDFDGRYTSLARQNADMPVSEIRKGEALSLTNSNTLNYRFDLGSDHEFTALLGHEIWQRQSNGSTIITKYLPVDITAEQAWAGIDKATPPSGLIQDAPATFEQENRLLSFFGRATYNYKGKYLATVNLRRDASSLFSPENRVGYFPSASLAWHIADEDFMAGTDNWLSDLKLRISYGEVGNNRIGQDLWKTQFTNSGNYGYAFSEAVTPGFVAPDLANANLKWETTISRNLGLDFSLFNNRLSGSVDVYQNSTRDLLLMARIPQTSGYSTQLQNIGETENKGLELQLSGVVVDNSAFTWNTNFNMAFNRNKIVSLGIDSEGNQLQSYAEMSGWVNNLQDFWVQVGQPIGQYYGYVTDGFYTVDDFNAAFNEASGTWTYTLKEGIPNSKDIALGNRDPQPGDLRLADLTDDGNSMITPDDRKVLGSSQPKFIGGFGQQFTYKGFDLSVFMNFSYGNKVYNANKIEFTTQYLYRDNNMLTMVNDRWRRFDDNGQLVTDPEQLAALNQNAQFWTPPLGQYFLHSFAIEDGSYLRISNVTLGYTLPQSIVDRTRVFSKFRVYATVNNLLTLTGYSGYDPEANTRRGNPLTPGVDYAAYPRSRFILGGVNVTF